CGATGTTGATTTCATTGATGACAATTGCAATGACGAGACAGTCTTAGTTGCCGTCATGCTTGCTAATAATGAAACAGGAGTCATTCAACCCCTCAAAGAAATTCGTGAGATTACAGATCAGTATGGTGTCTATTTACACTGTGATGCAATTCAATCTCCTGGTAAGATGAAATCAATATTTGCGGAAATTGATGCCGATTCGTATTCGTTTTCTTCGCATAAAGTCTATGGAATGAAAGGAGTCTCAGCAGTGGCATATCGTAGTAAGCCGGTCCCTGTATTCAAAGGAGGAGATCAGGAGAAGGGAATTCGTCCCGGCACAGAGAATCTTCCCGGTATCCTTTCTTTTGATAAAGCAATTTCTGAAATTGCAACGAATGAGAAGAAGTATCTAGACTTACAAATGAAAAATAGAACTCTTTTGGAGACTAAACTTAAAGCGATAGGCGGAATTGTTGTCGGTGAGAAGGTGGAGCGACTTGTAAATACTAGCTGTGTTACTCTTTCTATTTCAAACGAAAAGCTTTTGATTGAGTTAGATAAACGCGGCTTTGGTGTATCGCGTGGATCTGCTTGTCATGCAGGAGCTTGGGAGCCTAGTCATGTTCTTACTGCAATGGGTCTTACAAAAGATATCGCCAACCAAACCATTCGCATATCTACGGGGATATTAACTACTCCCAAAGAAGTGGATAATCTTTGTTTGGCGATAGAAGAAATACTTAAGAAGTAGCCTTACTTTACAAATCGTATCAGCATATGCGCATAATTTGGTTTAACCGGATTGGTTACTCCTCCGATGTCTCCGTTTGAAGTTCCGGATAGATAAAGTGTATTGTTTGTATCAAAGGCAATTCCTGTTCCATAAGTAGTAGAGCCTGCTGAGCCTATTAATTTTACCCATTGGAGAGTTCCACTGGAATTATACTTTGCTACAAATAGGTCAATTACCCCGTTTAAAGTCTGACCACTTAGGTTTCCATTTGTCTCACCTGTAATATAATAAAAGTCATCGGGTGAGCGGGTAATGGCATACGCCTTTGTCTCGGTTGTTCCTCCAGGAGATAATTGTCTTTTCCATGCTACTGTTCCGTCGAAGTTAAACTTGGCAATGAAGGCATCATGATAGTCTCCTGCTGCGGATATTTTTGTTAATCCGTCAAGATTACTTGCACTCTGTCCTGTTACGTAGATATTACCGGAAGGAT
This region of Leptospiraceae bacterium genomic DNA includes:
- a CDS encoding cysteine desulfurase, producing the protein MHYFDYNATTPLHPEIKKHIPEWMELYANPSAMHSAGRQARERLESARTNILKNLGLEIYKLAFTSTGTEANFLALNFLFQDEPEEDTQVLLSAIEHPSIYNLKSQLSERGYRVRWIPVDKYGLVDVDFIDDNCNDETVLVAVMLANNETGVIQPLKEIREITDQYGVYLHCDAIQSPGKMKSIFAEIDADSYSFSSHKVYGMKGVSAVAYRSKPVPVFKGGDQEKGIRPGTENLPGILSFDKAISEIATNEKKYLDLQMKNRTLLETKLKAIGGIVVGEKVERLVNTSCVTLSISNEKLLIELDKRGFGVSRGSACHAGAWEPSHVLTAMGLTKDIANQTIRISTGILTTPKEVDNLCLAIEEILKK